CTTGATCTGCTTCATGAAGGGCGCCTTCGGCGGCGGATTTTCCATCGTGGGGATTCCGCTGCTGTCTTTCGTGATGGACCCGGTCACCGCCGGGGGCCTGCTCGCGCCATTGTTCATCGCAATGGACCTGTTCGCGCTCCGCTATTGGAAGCCGTCGACATGGTCGAAGCCGGATCTGGCGCTGCTGCTGCCTGGGCTCCTGGTCGGAATCGGGCTTGGCTATGTCCTGTTCCGGGTGCTCGACCATCGTGCCGTCGCGATTGTGATGGCGCTCGTCACCCTGATCTTCGTCGGTCTGTGGCTTGTGAGCGATCCGAAGGTGATCATCCGTCCGCGCTCAAAGCCCAAGGCGATCGCTGCGGGCCTTGCCTCGGGTGTCACGACCATGGTCGCTCATTCAGGCGGACCGCCGCTAGCGATGTATCTGTTGCCGCTCGGCCTCAGCAAGGAAGTCTATGCGGGAACGACGAGCCTGTTCTTCACGGTCGGCAATGCGACCAAGGCGCTGCCATGGCTGCTGCTGGTGCGACCGGCAGGCAACGTCTGGATTGTGATGGCGATATGCCTCCTGGCCATTCCCTCGGGCGTCTGGCTCGGATGGCGGCTGCACGGACGGCTTGACCAGCAGCAAATCTATCGGGCCTGCTATGGGTTACTCGTTGTCACCGCGCTGAAGTTACTGTGGGACGGAGTGTGTGGCTATCTTGCGTAAGGAGGCGATGTCGCGTCACGCCCCGCAGACGATCACGCCATACCATCCGAGCCCGCGATAGGTCTCGTAGCCTGGCGTGGCATGGAAGGCGATCAGCGAACCATTGCGCTCGTGATAGAAGCCGGAGCGCTGCCCGTTCAGCGACAGCGAAATGCGCTCGCTGAGAATGCCCTGGCCGTCGGATGCCGCGATGACACGAAAATTCGAATCGACCAGCAGGACGCGGGCCTTGTCGCCGTCGCCGACGCGCACGCCCTGCACGATGGCGCGGGCCTGCGGCTCCCAGTCGAAATGGATCGCGAGCACGCCGATCGGCGCGCCGTTGGCCTGGCCGCCGGCACGGACGCTGGCGCAATAGGTCGCGACCTGTGCGTTGCCGAGCAGGGGCTGGTTCTCGACGTCACCGGCGACATAGTCGTCGCCGGAGCGCAAGGAATGCGCCTCGCGAAACCATTTGGTGTGCGCGACGTTCTGGCCGACGACGCGGAAGCGGTCGCCCCGGCCGTTGGCGATGACGTTGCCGTCGAGGTCGCAGAGCCAGAGGTCGAGATAGACGGTGTAGGCCCCCAAAATCACGCCGAGGCGCTGCGAGGCATGGTTGACGGCCGCCGCGGTGGGCGAAGCCGCACAATCGACCACGGCGGAATCGGTCGCCCACCAGCGCACGTCGCAGGTGCGCTCATAGAGGTTGCGGTCGATCAGTTCGATGGCGTTGAGCGACAGATCGACCATGCGCTCGCCACGCGAGCGCTGGCTCATGCGGTCGATCGAGGCGACGAGATCGCCGGTGCGCTTCGTCAGCTGAGTCTCGAGCTCGCGTGCGATGGTCTCGACCTGCTGGCCGACGCCGCGGACCTCCTGCGCCACCACCGCGAAGCCCGCGCCCTGCGCGCCGGCGCGCGAGCTCTCGATCAGCGCATTCAGCGCCAACATCTTCATCTGGTTGGTGATCTGCTGGATCGCCTTGGTCTTGTCGACTGCGATCTGATTGACCTCCGCAGTAAGGCGGTTGATCAGCGCGGAGATGTCGGAATCATCGTCGGCGGGTTCGGTAGCGATCGGCTTAGCTTTCAGACCCAGCGCAGCAGACATCGGGGATTTCCCTTGGCAATGAGGTCTGATCTGCAACGAACCCGGAACAACAAATTACAGATCGAATAAGAATCTTTTTCGAAGATTCCGCCTAACGCCCGCTTAATTTGCTGTTTTGCGGAGTGCCTAAATGATAGTCACTCGGCGCAGCAAAGCGGCAATCCACCACTTTATGCAGCGGAGACATTGCTTATCTCTGGGGATTCCGGGTCAATCGCTCCGTCGGCCGACTTGCCGCCGCGCTTCCGGGTTCCTCCAGCCAATCACCATTCATGACGCCGCCCGCCACTGCCTTGCCCGTCGA
This genomic stretch from Bradyrhizobium daqingense harbors:
- a CDS encoding methyl-accepting chemotaxis protein, producing the protein MSAALGLKAKPIATEPADDDSDISALINRLTAEVNQIAVDKTKAIQQITNQMKMLALNALIESSRAGAQGAGFAVVAQEVRGVGQQVETIARELETQLTKRTGDLVASIDRMSQRSRGERMVDLSLNAIELIDRNLYERTCDVRWWATDSAVVDCAASPTAAAVNHASQRLGVILGAYTVYLDLWLCDLDGNVIANGRGDRFRVVGQNVAHTKWFREAHSLRSGDDYVAGDVENQPLLGNAQVATYCASVRAGGQANGAPIGVLAIHFDWEPQARAIVQGVRVGDGDKARVLLVDSNFRVIAASDGQGILSERISLSLNGQRSGFYHERNGSLIAFHATPGYETYRGLGWYGVIVCGA
- a CDS encoding sulfite exporter TauE/SafE family protein; the encoded protein is MDLTVTTVLIAFLGVFLICFMKGAFGGGFSIVGIPLLSFVMDPVTAGGLLAPLFIAMDLFALRYWKPSTWSKPDLALLLPGLLVGIGLGYVLFRVLDHRAVAIVMALVTLIFVGLWLVSDPKVIIRPRSKPKAIAAGLASGVTTMVAHSGGPPLAMYLLPLGLSKEVYAGTTSLFFTVGNATKALPWLLLVRPAGNVWIVMAICLLAIPSGVWLGWRLHGRLDQQQIYRACYGLLVVTALKLLWDGVCGYLA